The Haloarcula rubripromontorii region TCAGGAAATTTGGGTCAGTAAAGATTAATGTATCCGTGACGCCGAACACTGAACCGATATGGAGGCAGTCAACCCCGCTACGGGCGAGCGGCTAAACGTGTACGACCCTGATGACGACGACGCAGTCGAGCGAAAGCTGGACCGTGCCACGTCGACGTTCGAGGACTGGCGTGAGGTTCCGCTGCGCGAACGAGAGGAGTTGCTTGAAAACGCCAGCGATGTTCTACGGGAGAACAAACAGCGGTACGCCGAACTGATGACCCGGGAGATGGGGAAACCAATCACGCAGGCCATCGCTGAAGTCGAAAAGTGCGCATGGGCGTGTGACCATTACGCCGAATACGCACACAAGTACCTCTCCGATGAACACCACCCCAGTCCGCCGGGCACGGAGGTAAAGACGGTCCATGATCCACTCGGGCCAGTGCTAGCAGTGATGCCCTGGAACTATCCGTTCTGGCAGGTCATTCGCTTTGCCGCGCCCTATCTCACTGCTGGCAACGTGGGCCTCCTCAAACACGCCTCAAACGTCCCCGGGTGTGCGCTCGCGCTCGAAGAAGTGTTTGCCGAAGCCGGCTATCCTGACGGCGCTTTTCAAACGTTGTTGGTTGGCTCCAGTAACGTCGACAGCATTCTCGCAGATGACCGTGTCCGCGCGGCGACGCTGACCGGAAGTGGTCCCGCCGGTCGTGCCGTCGCCGAAACCGCCGGCAAGCATCTGAAAAAGACCGTGCTGGAACTCGGCGGATCTGATCCGTTTATTGTCCTCGACGATGCTGATCTCGATGCGGCGCTCGAGACTGGGGTG contains the following coding sequences:
- a CDS encoding NAD-dependent succinate-semialdehyde dehydrogenase, which translates into the protein MEAVNPATGERLNVYDPDDDDAVERKLDRATSTFEDWREVPLREREELLENASDVLRENKQRYAELMTREMGKPITQAIAEVEKCAWACDHYAEYAHKYLSDEHHPSPPGTEVKTVHDPLGPVLAVMPWNYPFWQVIRFAAPYLTAGNVGLLKHASNVPGCALALEEVFAEAGYPDGAFQTLLVGSSNVDSILADDRVRAATLTGSGPAGRAVAETAGKHLKKTVLELGGSDPFIVLDDADLDAALETGVQARTLNGGQSCIAAKRFIVHTDVYEEYVDRLVAAFEDLTVGDPMSEETDVGPQADPDLMAELHDQVQESVDAGATLLTGGEPLARTGAFYPPTVLTAVPSGCPADTEETFGPVATVYEVGDAEEAIEVANDTRFGLGASLWTADRERGQRLAREISAGCVYINEMTKSDPRVPFGGIKDAGYGRELSEMGIKEFVNKKTVWVE